Proteins encoded in a region of the Ptychodera flava strain L36383 chromosome 4, AS_Pfla_20210202, whole genome shotgun sequence genome:
- the LOC139132157 gene encoding malonyl-[acyl-carrier protein] O-methyltransferase-like, translated as MSFSRVNTFTPTAYACASRFMEGISGAMPLNRQDVLLDVGCGVGSLTALLSKRVARVTAFDISPEMIKQAKEISTAENITYSVGDATKLSTYEEYRNSFDKVVTYFSLHWMKDFKTAVEGIHQSLKPGGQCFMNMGQQHPNIIDILKALNGYTSPKWKPS; from the exons ATGAGTTTCAGTCGTGTGAACACGTTTACTCCCACGGCGTATGCATGTGCCTCGCGGTTCATGGAAGGGATTTCCGGGGCAATGCCATTGAATCGGCAAGATGTTTTACTAGACGTTGGCTGTGGAGTAGGCAGTCTGACAGCACTTTTGTCAAAGCGTGTTGCAAGAGTAACAG CCTTTGACATCTCCCCGGAGATGATCAAACAAGCCAAGGAAATCTCCACAGCTGAGAACATAACCTACAGTGTTGGTGATGCCACAAAGCTGTCCACATATGAAGAGTATAGAAATTCATTTGACAAAGTTGTCACATACTTTAGCTTACACTGGATGAAGGATTTCAAGACTGCCGTGGAAGGCATACACCAGAGTTTGAAACCAGGTGGTCAGTGTTTCATGAATATGGGACAACAGCATCCAAACATAATTGACATTCTAAAGGCTCTCAACGGCTACACAAGTCCGAAGTGGAAACCTTCATGA